The following are from one region of the Hippocampus zosterae strain Florida chromosome 9, ASM2543408v3, whole genome shotgun sequence genome:
- the ankrd33ab gene encoding LOW QUALITY PROTEIN: photoreceptor ankyrin repeat protein (The sequence of the model RefSeq protein was modified relative to this genomic sequence to represent the inferred CDS: deleted 1 base in 1 codon), which produces MATAAQDPHLGAGPDDEDGSPSGWDSDSILSDDSVLPDYTPETSDGSTACTLYQACARNDLASLRRVLERGVTREEVMDLDINNWNGLMVACCKGFIDIIYGLNTCPYIDINHQDNEGNTALMIASQAGHVNSVMYLLNYYPGIDTEIKDCRGFTALIKAAMTGRDDVVAALVMAGADIHVTDTTRGKCAQDWALKTGRYETLYRLRRLKMRPKAEQFCESYIPEWPELKERVAKAMAEKSTREKISHHIKNTFGFRFPHDPEDNGVLDHMVRMTTSIHSPLISTACRPLCPTSPPELGKRRLAVPELMKKHSEKELEESSVCHSNGSVSHIIPSIHSADSIATTCCADAERRGSILSLASTKVASKFIPRSMARRNSVFPSGCIPQININRPTEATPKKEKKKKKTEKGYLEPPKWKYKELKEEKKKEKKEKEKNEKKREHNHTKTKN; this is translated from the exons ATGGCCACCGCGGCACAGGACCCTCACTTGGGTGCAGGCCCCGATGATGAGGACGGGTCTCCGTCGGGTTGGGACTCAGACAGCATCCTGTCCGACGACTCTGTGCTGCCAGACTACACGCCGGAGACATCCGACGGGTCAACGGCATGCACGCTGTACCAAGCATGCGCCCGTAATGACCTGGCCTCTCTGCGCAGGGTTCTGGAGAGAGGGGTGACAAGGGAAGAGGTCATGGACTTGGACATCAATAACTGG AATGGCTTGATGGTGGCTTGCTGCAAAGGATTCATAGACATTATATATGGTCTTAATACCTGCCCCTACATAGACATCAACCATCAGGACAACGAAGGCAACACAGCACTGATGATTGCATCCCAAGCAG GTCACGTGAACTCGGTCATGTACCTTCTAAACTATTACCCGGGAATAGACACAGAAATAAAAGACTGCCGTGGCTTCACAGCCCTCATCAAAGCTGCAATGACGGGCCGCGATGACGTTGTTGCTGCGCTCGTGATGGCCG GAGCTGACATTCATGTAACAGACACCACGAGAGGAAAGTGCGCTCAGGACTGGGCGCTAAAAACAGGTCGCTATGAGACACTGTATCGTCTGCGCCGCCTCAAAATGAGGCCAAAAGCTGAGCAGTTTTGTGAAAGCTACATCCCGGAGTGGCCTGAGCTCAAGGAAAGGGTCGCAAAGGCTATGGCGGAAAAAAGCACCCGGGAAAAAATCTCCCATCACATTAAGAACACATTTGGATTCCGATTTCCTCATGACCCTGAGGATAACGGAGTTTTGGACCATATGGTACGGATGACCACCAGTATCCACAGCCCCCTCATTTCCACTGCGTGTCGTCCACTGTGCCCCACCAGTCCCCCTGAATTGGGCAAGAGGCGACTCGCCGTACCAGAGCTGATGAAGAAACATTCCGAGAAGGAACTGGAGGAAAGTTCCGTGTGCCACAGCAACGGCTCCGTGTCACACATCATTCCCTCCATCCACTCGGCTGACTCCATTGCGACAACCTGCTGCGCCGACGCTGAGAGGAGGGGCAGCATCCTCTCACTGGCTTCCACTAAGGTCGCCTCCAAGTTCATCCCTCGAAGTATGGCCAGGAGAAACAGCGTGTTCCCTTCGGGATGTATCCCCCAGATCAATATCAACAGACCGACAGAGGCCAcgccaaagaaagaaaagaagaagaagaagacagagAAAGGCTACCTAGAACCACCAAAGTGGAAATATAAGGAGCTcaaggaagaaaagaagaaggagaaaaaggagaaagaaaaaaatgag aaaaaaagagaacacaaccacacaaagaccaaaaattaA
- the LOC127608215 gene encoding activin receptor type-1B-like → MSCVLASSHFSWLTGQKTCSDVVQRCAVFFSFVMANLRIVLVFVNCLIVYRGSEALLCNCTIAECERTTGFWCETDGACMASTSLIDGQEQHVRTCITRDKLEPPGHPFYCRSTEGLVNIHCCYTDYCNSIDLKVPSMTTQSSPDEGLWPGGKWGLLELVAMIAGPLLLLCLLLLLGLLVCQYQRGACSHRQRLEVEDPSCDHLYMPNDRSLQDFIYDLSTSGSGSGLPLFVQRTVARTIVLQEVIGKGRFGEVWRGRWRGGDVAVKIFSSREERSWFREAEIYQTIMIRHENILGFIAADNKDNGTWTQLWLVSDYHEYGSLFDYLNRYSVTAEGMIKLALTAASGLAHLHMEILGTQGKPGIAHRDLKSKNILVKKNGTCAIADLGLAVRHDSVTDTIDIAPNQRVGTKRYMAPEVLDETINMRHFDSFKCADIYALGLVYWEIVRRCNSGGILEEYQLPYYDLVPSDPSLEDMKKVVCDQNTRPIISNWWQSHEALRVMGKIMRECWYANGAARLTALRIKKSLSQLSVKEDIKV, encoded by the exons ATGTCATGTGTCCTCGCATCATCCCACTTTAGCTGGCTAActgggcaaaaaacgtgctccgatGTAGTGCAACGctgcgcagtttttttttcattcgttaTGGCGAATTTACGCATTGTGCTAGTGTTCGTCAATTGTCTCATCGTGTACAGAGGCTCTGAAG CTCTTCTGTGCAACTGCACCATTGCGGAGTGTGAGAGGACGACGGGCTTCTGGTGTGAGACGGACGGAGCCTGCATGGCCTCCACGTCGCTCATCGATGGTCAAGAGCAGCACGTTCGTACTTGCATCACCAGAGACAAACTTGAACCACCCGGACATCCCTTCTACTGTCGCAGCACGGAGGGCCTGGTCAACATCCACTGCTGTTATACCGACTACTGCAACAGCATTGACCTCAAAGTGCCATCTA TGACTACGCAGTCAAGCCCCGATGAAGGTCTTTGGCCAGGTGGGAAGTGGGGGCTGCTGGAACTAGTCGCCATGATAGCGGGGCCGCTGCTCCTGCtgtgtctgctgctgctgctcggccTGCTTGTGTGTCAGTACCAGCGGGGGGCCTGCAGCCACCGACAGAGGCTCGAGGTGGAAGACCCCTCCTGCGACCACCTTTACATGCCAAATGACAGGAGCCTGCAGGATTTCATTTACGATCTGTCGACATCTGGTTCCGGCTCAG GCCTGCCTCTGTTTGTCCAAAGGACTGTGGCCAGAACAATTGTTCTGCAAGAGGTCATCGGAAAGGGGCGATTTGGTGAGGTGTGGCGAGGACGTTGGCGGGGCGGCGACGTGGCGGTGAAAATCTTCTCCTCCAGAGAAGAGCGCTCCTGGTTCCGCGAGGCTGAAATCTATCAGACCATCATGATACGCCACGAGAACATCTTGGGCTTCATCGCAGCTGACAACAAAG ACAATGGCACATGGACTCAGCTGTGGTTGGTGTCAGACTACCACGAATACGGCTCCCTGTTCGACTACCTGAACCGCTACTCCGTCACAGCTGAAGGGATGATCAAACTGGCCTTGACTGCTGCCAGCGGCTTGGCACATCTGCACATGGAGATACTCGGAACGCaag GCAAGCCGGGCATTGCCCACCGTGACCTGAAGTCCAAGAACATCCTTGTGAAGAAAAACGGCACCTGTGCCATCGCTGATCTGGGTTTAGCCGTCCGTCACGATTCTGTCACAGACACCATCGACATCGCTCCCAACCAAAGAGTGGGAACCAAGAG GTACATGGCTCCGGAGGTTCTGGACGAGACAATCAACATGAGGCACTTTGACTCGTTCAAATGTGCTGACATCTACGCTTTGGGGCTGGTCTACTGGGAGATTGTGCGCCGCTGTAATAGTGGAG GTATCCTTGAAGAATATCAGTTGCCCTACTACGACCTGGTGCCCTCGGACCCTTCACTGGAAGACATGAAAAAGGTGGTGTGTGACCAAAACACACGACCCATCATCTCAAACTGGTGGCAGAGCCATGAG GCTTTGCGGGTTATGGGCAAAATAATGAGAGAGTGTTGGTACGCCAATGGTGCTGCCCGCTTGACCGCCCTGCGCATCAAAAAGAGCTTGTCCCAGCTTTCTGTTAAAGAGGACATTAAAGTTTGA